Proteins encoded in a region of the Rutidosis leptorrhynchoides isolate AG116_Rl617_1_P2 chromosome 9, CSIRO_AGI_Rlap_v1, whole genome shotgun sequence genome:
- the LOC139865635 gene encoding seipin-1 gives MTTTNNSTNTTVVLFKKAMLGFVGAAYVCFVLMLVMLVSVLLGVSLVKLWVEEPVYVEENMYFDYTVMNPYAVLDLGFVEYGKVMKSVPVGHVCNVGLLFVMPDSDYNRDIGMFQVVAESLSSKGDVISRASHPIMLHFRSSPIRAIQTFLYSAPFVLGIKSEIQRLNLALLKYKERHYPRTQSIRITLIPRAGIPFLPQIYEAKLIVKSELPWRKALVRNWKWTLYVWTSLYMYIMLLVPLLSCCRSLMFPNSMTRMRTISGYQHLADLVEEHPRVVGVKDRPTSENFKRWRQSRSKRKAMLLGEGFTETSVGSDATSMSVTRDEDTSEVGDSESICHLR, from the exons ATGACAACAACAAATAATAGTACTAATACTACTGTTGTCCTTTTTAAGAAAGCGATGTTGGGATTTGTTGGTGCTGCATATGTTTGTTTTGTTTTGATGTTGGTTATGTTGGTTTCGGTTTTATTAGGGGTTAGTTTGGTTAAATTGTGGGTTGAAGAACCGGTTTATGTTGAAGAAAATATGTATTTTGATTATACGGTTATGAATCCTTATGCTGTTTTGGATTTGGGGTTTGTTGAATATGGGAAAGTTATGAAAAGTGTGCCTGTTGGTCATGTTTGTAACGTTGGTTTGCTTTTTGTGATGCCGGATTCCGATTATAATCGAGATATTGGAATGTTTCAG GTAGTCGCGGAGTCTTTGTCATCGAAGGGGGATGTTATATCGAGAGCAAGCCACCCAATCATGTTACATTTTCGAAGCTCACCGATCCGAGCCATACAAACATTCCTCTATAGTGCACCATTTGTATTAGGAATCAAAAGCGAGATCCAAAGATTAAACTTGGCACTCTTAAAGTACAAAGAACGTCACTACCCTCGGACACAATCGATTCGAATAACATTAATCCCAAGGGCGGGAATACCTTTCCTTCCACAAATATATGAAGCCAAATTAATTGTGAAATCCGAGTTGCCATGGAGAAAAGCATTGGTTCGAAATTGGAAATGGACACTTTATGTTTGGACATCTTTATATATGTACATTATGCTTCTTGTACCGTTGCTATCTTGCTGTAGATCGCTTATGTTCCCCAATAGTATGACGAGAATGAGGACGATTTCTGGATATCAACATTTGGCGGATTTGGTAGAGGAGCATCCGAGGGTGGTTGGGGTGAAAGATAGACCGACTTCGGAGAATTTTAAACGATGGAGACAAAGTAGAAGCAAGAGGAAGGCGATGCTTTTGGGTGAAGGGTTTACGGAGACTAGTGTGGGTTCTGATGCAACGAGTATGAGCGTAACAAGAGATGAAGACACGAGTGAGGTTGGAGACTCGGAGTCGATTTGTCATTTGAGGTAG